The Salmo salar chromosome ssa06, Ssal_v3.1, whole genome shotgun sequence genome window below encodes:
- the LOC106608238 gene encoding cholesterol 24-hydroxylase — MALFHLITGWIGYVLMCLLGLILIVFLCFCLYIKYIHLKYDHIPGPPRDSFIFGHSAILREISNGRVIHDKFLEWSETYGPVYRINGMHIVMLFVTCPDTTKEVLMSPKYPKDSLVYKGLFNLFGQRFLGSGLITAHNHDAWYKQRRIMDPAFSSLYLRGQMGAFNERAERLMDKLADMADTNTAANMHQMFNLVTLDIITKVAFGVDLDLLKESDTLFPKAIEMCLKGMVHYVRDSTFQLYPKNKKFINEVKESVQLLRSTGRRWINERKMAIQNGEDVPKDILTQILKTAGKEENTENEDEELMLDNFVTLFVAGQETTANQLAFAVMELGRLPEILANVKQEVDDVIGMKQEISFDDLGKMTYLSQVLKETLRLYPTAPGTSRFIPNDITINGIPIPAGVTCFFNSYVCGRLEKFFEEPLKFDPERFHPDTAKPYYCYYPFALGPRSCLGQSFAQMEAKVVMAKLLQRFDFSLLPGQSFDILDTGTLRPKSGVVCSIRHRGQTAAA, encoded by the exons ATGGCACTTTTTCATTTGATTACAGGTTGGATTGGTTATGTTCTTATGTGCCTACTTGGTTTGATTTTGATCGTATTTCTCTGTTTTTGTCTGTACATAAAATATATTCATTTGAAATATGATCACATACCGGGACCACCAAGGGACAG TTTTATATTCGGACATTCCGCAATCCTGAGGGAAATTAGCAATGGTCGAGTTATCCACGACAAATTCCTGGAATG GTCGGAGACATATGGACCGGTGTACCGTATTAACGGTATGCACATTGTGATGCTGTTTGTCACCTGCCCTGATACCACCAAG GAAGTGCTGATGTCACCAAAGTACCCCAAAGACTCACTGGTCTACAAGGGTCTTTTCAACCTATTTGGACAGAG GTTTCTGGGAAGTGGTCTGATTACGGCTCATAATCATGATGCGTGGTACAAACAGCGAAGGATCATGGACCCTGCCTTCAGCAGTCT GTACCTGCGTGGTCAGATGGGGGCGTTCAACGAGCGGGCAGAGCGTCTGATGGATAAACTGGCAGACATGGCTGACACCAACACAGCCGCCAACATGCACCAAATGTTCAACCTTGTGACCCTGGATATCATCACCAAG GTGGCGTTTGGAGTGGATCTCGATCTGTTGAAGGAGAGTGACACTCTGTTCCCCAAAGCCATAGAGATGTGTCTGAAGGGAATGGTCCACTATGTCAGAGACTCCACCTTCCAG CTCTACCCAAAGAACAAGAAGTTCATCAACGAGGTGAAGGAGTCTGTTCAGCTCCTGCGTTCGACAGGCAGACGGTGGATCAACGAGAGGAAAATGGCCATCCAAAATGGCGAGGATGTTCCTAAAGATATCCTGACACAGATCCTCAAGACGGCTGGCAAAG AGGAAAACACAGAAAATGAAGATGAGGAGCTTATGCTGGACAACTTTGTAACGTTATTCGTTGCGG GGCAAGAGACAACAGCCAATCAACTAGCTTTTGCCGTCATGGAACTGGGAAGGCTGCCAGAGATATTGGCCAA TGTGAAGCAAGAAGTGGATGATGTCATCGGGATGAAACAGGAAATCAGCTTTGATGACCTGGGGAAAATGACCTACCTGTCTCAG GTGTTGAAGGAGACTCTGAGGTTGTATCCCACGGCTCCCGGTACGTCTCGCTTCATCCCCAATGACATCACCATCAACGGCATCCCCATCCCAGCAGGAGTCACATGCTTC TTCAATTCATACGTCTGTGGACGGTTGGAGAAGTTCTTTGAGGAGCCGCTGAAGTTTGACCCAGAGAGGTTCCATCCAGATACTGCCAA AccctattactgctactaccccTTCGCCCTGGGACCACGCTCATGTCTGGGACAGAGCTTCgcacag ATGGAGGCGAAGGTAGTGATGGCCAAGCTGCTCCAGAGGTTTGACTTCAGCCTACTGCCTGGCCAGTCCTTTGACATCCTGGACACTGGCACTCTGAGACCAAAGAGTGGAGTGGTGTGTAGCATCAGACACCGAGGACAGACAGCCGCAGCCTGA